Proteins co-encoded in one Malus domestica chromosome 09, GDT2T_hap1 genomic window:
- the LOC103441437 gene encoding protein FAR-RED ELONGATED HYPOCOTYL 3 isoform X2 has translation MMFSDSNQLKLNNLTMDIDLRLPSGEHGKEDEEPHEIDNLLEHEEKVHNGDIASENIEDVRDEVRAEDGGDLNYPTPDMVVFKEDTNLEPLFGMEFESHGEAYSFYQEYARSMGFNTAIQNSRRSKTSREFIDAKFACSRYGTKREYDKSYNRPRARQNKQDPENPTGRRSCSKTDCKASMHVKRRPDGKWVIHNFVKEHNHELLPAQAVSEQTRKMYAAMARQFAEYKNVVGLKSDPKNPFDKGRNLALEAGDLKILLEFFTQMQSMNSNFFYAVDLGEDQRLKSLFWVDAKSRHDYIHFIDVVSFDTTYVRNKHKMPLALFVGVNQHYQFVLLGCALVSDESTSTFSWLMQTWLKAMGGQAPKVIITDHDKSIKSVVVEVFPNAYHCFCLWHILGKVSENLGHVIKQHESFMAEFEKCIHRSSTNEEFEKRWWEILENFELKEDGWTQLLYEDRKQWVPTYMRDVCLAGMSAGQRSDSVNSFFDKYVHKKTTVQEFLKQYEAILQDRYDEEAKADYDTWNKPPTLRSPSPLEKSVSGLYTHAVFKKIQGEVLGAVACHPKRERQDETGTIFKVQDFEKNEDFIVTWNEMKTEVSCVCCLFEYKGYLCRHALIVLQICGLSAIPSHYVLKRWTKDAKNRHLVGEDSDIVPSRVQKFNDLCQRAMKVIEEGTLSQESYSVACRALEEAFGNCVSVNNSSKSLLEAGTSVTHGLLCIEDDNQNRSMSSKTNKKKNPTKKRKVNSEPEVMAVGAQDSLQPMEKLNSRAVTLDGYYAAQPNVQGMVQLNLMAPTRDNYYGNQQTIQGLGQLNSIAPSHDGYYSAQQSMHGLMDFFRTPTGYAYGIRDDPNVRTAPLHEDASRHA, from the exons ATG ATGTTTTCTGATAGCAACCAGTTAAAACTAAATAACCTCACCATGGACATAGATCTACGGCTACCTTCTGGTGAGCATggcaaagaagatgaagagccGCATGAAATTGATAACTTATTGGAACATGAAGAAAAAGTGCATAATGGAGATATAGCGAGTGAAAACATTGAGGATGTTAGAGATGAAGTACGCGCTGAAGATGGTGGGGATTTGAATTATCCTACACCAGATATGGTAGTGTTTAAAGAGGATACGAATCTTGAGCCGCTTTTTGGTATGGAATTTGAATCACATGGTGAAGCATACTCCTTTTATCAGGAGTATGCTCGGTCTATGGGGTTCAACACTGCAATCCAAAATAGCCGCCGTTCAAAGACATCGAGAGAATTTATTGATGCAAAATTTGCTTGTTCTAGATATGGAaccaagcgtgagtatgacaaGTCGTATAATAGACCACGTGCCAGACAGAACAAGCAAGATCCAGAAAATCCGACTGGTCGGCGATCATGTTCAAAGACAGACTGCAAAGCTTCAATGCATGTGAAGAGAAGACCAGATGGTAAATGGGTTATACATAATTTTGTGAAGGAGCATAACCACGAGCTTTTACCAGCTCAAGCAGTCAGTGAACAGACAAGAAAAATGTACGCTGCAATGGCTAGACAATTTGCTGAATACAAAAATGTGGTTGGTCTAAAAAGTGATCCCAAAAATCCTTTCGATAAAGGTAGGAATTTGGCATTAGAGGCAGGAGATTTGAAGATTTTGCTTGAGTTTTTCACGCAGATGCAGAGTATGAATTCCAACTTCTTCTATGCTGTAGATCTGGGAGAAGACCAACGGCTGAAAAGTTTGTTTTGGGTTGATGCCAAAAGTAGGCATGACTACATCCATTTCATTgatgtagtgtcttttgataCTACCTACGTTAGGAACAAACATAAGATGCCTCTTGCTTTATTTGTTGGAGTGAATCAACACTATCAGTTCGTGCTGCTAGGATGTGCTTTGGTATCAGATGAAAGTACATCAACTTTTTCTTGGCTAATGCAGACGTGGTTGAAAGCTATGGGTGGACAAGCTCCAAAAGTAATAATCACGGACCATGACAAGTCGATAAAATCAGTTGTTGTGGAGGTCTTTCCAAATGCTTatcattgtttttgtttgtggCATATTTTGGGGAAGGTTTCTGAAAATCTTGGCCATGTGATTAAACAGCATGAAAGTTTTATGGCGGAATTTGAAAAGTGCATCCACAGGTCATCTACAAATGAAGAGTTTGAAAAAAGATGGTGGGAAATTCTTGAGAATTTTGAACTGAAAGAGGATGGATGGACTCAGTTGTTGTATGAAGATCGAAAACAGTGGGTACCAACATACATGAGGGATGTTTGTTTGGCTGGGATGTCTGCAGGTCAGCGATCTGATAGTGTGAACTCCTTTTTTGACAAGTATGTGCATAAGAAGACCACTGTTCAAGAGTTCCTGAAACAGTATGAAGCAATCCTACAGGATAGGTATGATGAAGAAGCCAAAGCAGATTATGATACATGGAACAAACCGCCAACTTTGAGATCTCCTTCACCTTTGGAGAAGAGCGTCTCAGGGCTGTACACACATGCAGTATTCAAGAAAATTCAAGGTGAGGTTTTAGGTGCAGTTGCTTGTCACCCTAAACGGGAAAGACAAGATGAGACGGGCACCATTTTCAAAGTGCAAGATTTTGAAAAGAATGAAGATTTCATTGTAACATGGAATGAAATGAAGACAGAGGTTTCTTGTGTATGCTGCTTATTTGAATATAAAGGTTATCTTTGTAGACATGCATTGATTGTTCTTCAAATATGTGGCCTATCTGCAATCCCATCTCATTATGTATTAAAACGTTGGACAAAAGATGCAAAGAACCGGCATTTGGTGGGAGAAGATTCCGACATTGTACCGTCCAGGGTGCAAAAGTTTAATGATTTATGTCAACGGGCAATGAAAGTGATCGAGGAAGGAACTCTATCTCAGGAGAGCTACAGTGTTGCATGCCGTGCACTAGAAGAAGCTTTTGGAAATTGTGTGAGTGTAAATAATTCTAGTAAGAGTCTGTTAGAAGCTGGCACATCAGTCACTCATGGCCTGCTTTGCATTGAAGACGATAACCAAAATAGAAGTATGAGcagcaaaacaaacaagaaaaagaatccAACGAAGAAAAGAAAG GTGAACTCTGAGCCAGAGGTTATGGCTGTTGGGGCACAAGACAGCTTGCAACCAATG GAGAAATTGAACTCAAGAGCAGTAACACTTGATGGCTATTATGCTGCCCAACCGAATGTGCAAGGAATG GTACAATTGAATCTAATGGCACCTACGCGGGATAACTACTATGGGAATCAACAGACCATTCAGGGGCTT GGACAACTGAATTCTATAGCTCCAAGCCATGATGGTTATTACAGTGCGCAGCAAAGCATGCATGGGCTG ATGGATTTTTTCAGAACACCAACTGGTTACGCTTATGGAATTCGG GATGACCCCAACGTAAGAACTGCTCCATTGCATGAAGATGCATCCAGACATGCTTAA
- the LOC103441437 gene encoding protein FAR-RED ELONGATED HYPOCOTYL 3 isoform X1 encodes MMFSDSNQLKLNNLTMDIDLRLPSGEHGKEDEEPHEIDNLLEHEEKVHNGDIASENIEDVRDEVRAEDGGDLNYPTPDMVVFKEDTNLEPLFGMEFESHGEAYSFYQEYARSMGFNTAIQNSRRSKTSREFIDAKFACSRYGTKREYDKSYNRPRARQNKQDPENPTGRRSCSKTDCKASMHVKRRPDGKWVIHNFVKEHNHELLPAQAVSEQTRKMYAAMARQFAEYKNVVGLKSDPKNPFDKGRNLALEAGDLKILLEFFTQMQSMNSNFFYAVDLGEDQRLKSLFWVDAKSRHDYIHFIDVVSFDTTYVRNKHKMPLALFVGVNQHYQFVLLGCALVSDESTSTFSWLMQTWLKAMGGQAPKVIITDHDKSIKSVVVEVFPNAYHCFCLWHILGKVSENLGHVIKQHESFMAEFEKCIHRSSTNEEFEKRWWEILENFELKEDGWTQLLYEDRKQWVPTYMRDVCLAGMSAGQRSDSVNSFFDKYVHKKTTVQEFLKQYEAILQDRYDEEAKADYDTWNKPPTLRSPSPLEKSVSGLYTHAVFKKIQGEVLGAVACHPKRERQDETGTIFKVQDFEKNEDFIVTWNEMKTEVSCVCCLFEYKGYLCRHALIVLQICGLSAIPSHYVLKRWTKDAKNRHLVGEDSDIVPSRVQKFNDLCQRAMKVIEEGTLSQESYSVACRALEEAFGNCVSVNNSSKSLLEAGTSVTHGLLCIEDDNQNRSMSSKTNKKKNPTKKRKVNSEPEVMAVGAQDSLQPMEKLNSRAVTLDGYYAAQPNVQGMVQLNLMAPTRDNYYGNQQTIQGLGQLNSIAPSHDGYYSAQQSMHGLGQMDFFRTPTGYAYGIRDDPNVRTAPLHEDASRHA; translated from the exons ATG ATGTTTTCTGATAGCAACCAGTTAAAACTAAATAACCTCACCATGGACATAGATCTACGGCTACCTTCTGGTGAGCATggcaaagaagatgaagagccGCATGAAATTGATAACTTATTGGAACATGAAGAAAAAGTGCATAATGGAGATATAGCGAGTGAAAACATTGAGGATGTTAGAGATGAAGTACGCGCTGAAGATGGTGGGGATTTGAATTATCCTACACCAGATATGGTAGTGTTTAAAGAGGATACGAATCTTGAGCCGCTTTTTGGTATGGAATTTGAATCACATGGTGAAGCATACTCCTTTTATCAGGAGTATGCTCGGTCTATGGGGTTCAACACTGCAATCCAAAATAGCCGCCGTTCAAAGACATCGAGAGAATTTATTGATGCAAAATTTGCTTGTTCTAGATATGGAaccaagcgtgagtatgacaaGTCGTATAATAGACCACGTGCCAGACAGAACAAGCAAGATCCAGAAAATCCGACTGGTCGGCGATCATGTTCAAAGACAGACTGCAAAGCTTCAATGCATGTGAAGAGAAGACCAGATGGTAAATGGGTTATACATAATTTTGTGAAGGAGCATAACCACGAGCTTTTACCAGCTCAAGCAGTCAGTGAACAGACAAGAAAAATGTACGCTGCAATGGCTAGACAATTTGCTGAATACAAAAATGTGGTTGGTCTAAAAAGTGATCCCAAAAATCCTTTCGATAAAGGTAGGAATTTGGCATTAGAGGCAGGAGATTTGAAGATTTTGCTTGAGTTTTTCACGCAGATGCAGAGTATGAATTCCAACTTCTTCTATGCTGTAGATCTGGGAGAAGACCAACGGCTGAAAAGTTTGTTTTGGGTTGATGCCAAAAGTAGGCATGACTACATCCATTTCATTgatgtagtgtcttttgataCTACCTACGTTAGGAACAAACATAAGATGCCTCTTGCTTTATTTGTTGGAGTGAATCAACACTATCAGTTCGTGCTGCTAGGATGTGCTTTGGTATCAGATGAAAGTACATCAACTTTTTCTTGGCTAATGCAGACGTGGTTGAAAGCTATGGGTGGACAAGCTCCAAAAGTAATAATCACGGACCATGACAAGTCGATAAAATCAGTTGTTGTGGAGGTCTTTCCAAATGCTTatcattgtttttgtttgtggCATATTTTGGGGAAGGTTTCTGAAAATCTTGGCCATGTGATTAAACAGCATGAAAGTTTTATGGCGGAATTTGAAAAGTGCATCCACAGGTCATCTACAAATGAAGAGTTTGAAAAAAGATGGTGGGAAATTCTTGAGAATTTTGAACTGAAAGAGGATGGATGGACTCAGTTGTTGTATGAAGATCGAAAACAGTGGGTACCAACATACATGAGGGATGTTTGTTTGGCTGGGATGTCTGCAGGTCAGCGATCTGATAGTGTGAACTCCTTTTTTGACAAGTATGTGCATAAGAAGACCACTGTTCAAGAGTTCCTGAAACAGTATGAAGCAATCCTACAGGATAGGTATGATGAAGAAGCCAAAGCAGATTATGATACATGGAACAAACCGCCAACTTTGAGATCTCCTTCACCTTTGGAGAAGAGCGTCTCAGGGCTGTACACACATGCAGTATTCAAGAAAATTCAAGGTGAGGTTTTAGGTGCAGTTGCTTGTCACCCTAAACGGGAAAGACAAGATGAGACGGGCACCATTTTCAAAGTGCAAGATTTTGAAAAGAATGAAGATTTCATTGTAACATGGAATGAAATGAAGACAGAGGTTTCTTGTGTATGCTGCTTATTTGAATATAAAGGTTATCTTTGTAGACATGCATTGATTGTTCTTCAAATATGTGGCCTATCTGCAATCCCATCTCATTATGTATTAAAACGTTGGACAAAAGATGCAAAGAACCGGCATTTGGTGGGAGAAGATTCCGACATTGTACCGTCCAGGGTGCAAAAGTTTAATGATTTATGTCAACGGGCAATGAAAGTGATCGAGGAAGGAACTCTATCTCAGGAGAGCTACAGTGTTGCATGCCGTGCACTAGAAGAAGCTTTTGGAAATTGTGTGAGTGTAAATAATTCTAGTAAGAGTCTGTTAGAAGCTGGCACATCAGTCACTCATGGCCTGCTTTGCATTGAAGACGATAACCAAAATAGAAGTATGAGcagcaaaacaaacaagaaaaagaatccAACGAAGAAAAGAAAG GTGAACTCTGAGCCAGAGGTTATGGCTGTTGGGGCACAAGACAGCTTGCAACCAATG GAGAAATTGAACTCAAGAGCAGTAACACTTGATGGCTATTATGCTGCCCAACCGAATGTGCAAGGAATG GTACAATTGAATCTAATGGCACCTACGCGGGATAACTACTATGGGAATCAACAGACCATTCAGGGGCTT GGACAACTGAATTCTATAGCTCCAAGCCATGATGGTTATTACAGTGCGCAGCAAAGCATGCATGGGCTG GGACAGATGGATTTTTTCAGAACACCAACTGGTTACGCTTATGGAATTCGG GATGACCCCAACGTAAGAACTGCTCCATTGCATGAAGATGCATCCAGACATGCTTAA
- the LOC103441438 gene encoding protein FAR-RED IMPAIRED RESPONSE 1 isoform X1 translates to MDRNQNSGETVVDGPEKMSVGAVNENMNMVAVAEEVQNRGGGVITSPEKDVQVFEGEADFEPCNGIEFESHEAAYSFYQEYAKSMGFTTSIKNSRRSKKSKEFIDAKFACSRYGVTPESDSGTSRRPTVKKTDCKASMHVKRRADGKWIIHEFIKEHNHELLPALAYHFRIHRNVKLAEKNNVDILHAVSERTRKMYVEMSRHSGGYQSTGFPRADTNYQFDKCRDLSLDLGDAQVMLEYFKRIQKENPNFFYAIDLNEERRLRNLFWVDAKSRSDYKSFNDVVSFDTSYIKINDKLPIAPFVGVNNHFQSMLLGCALVADDTKSTFVWLLKTWLRAMGGQGPKVIITDQDQTLKAAIGEVFPDARHCFSLWSVLEKIPETLAHVIKRHDNFLSKFNECIFKSSTDEQFVFRWWEMVNSFELQDDEWIRLLYDDRNRWVPTYIGDTFLAGMCTPQRSESMNSFFDKYIHRKISLREFVKQYGTILQNRYEEESIADFDTWHKQPALKSPSPWEKQMSTVYTHAVFKKFQVEVLGVVGCQPKKEHEDGPTTTFRVQDCEKDEYFMVAWNETKSEVSCSCHLFEYKGFLCRHTLIVLQMCGLSSIPSHYILKRWTKDAKIRQSMVEETERVQTRVQRYNDLCKRAIELSEEGSSSEETYNIALRTLVEALKNCVNVNNSNGTVIEFSGTVHGIREAEEENQGSPAAKAIRKRNTNRKRKVPAKQDGVLVESQDSLQQMDNLSSDGIALNGYYGAQQNVHGLVQLNLMEPPHDSYYVNQQSMQGLGQLNSIAPNHDGFFGAQQSIHGMGQLDFRPSSSFSYSLQDDPHLRSSQLHDDASRHS, encoded by the exons ATGGATAGAAATCAAAATTCGGGTGAAACAGTGGTGGATGGTCCAGAAAAGATGAGTGTTGGTGCAgtaaatgaaaatatgaatatgGTTGCTGTTGCGGAAGAAGTGCAGAATAGAGGTGGCGGGGTCATTACTTCTCCTGAGAAGGATGTTCAAGTGTTTGAGGGTGAAGCAGATTTTGAACCTTGTAATGGCATTGAATTTGAATCGCACGAGGCAGCATACTCATTTTATCAAGAATATGCCAAGTCTATGGGATTCACCACTTCAATCAAAAACAGCCGGCGCTCAAAGAAATCAAAGGAATTTATTGATGCCAAATTTGCATGTTCAAGATATGGAGTCACTCCAGAATCAGATAGTGGGACTAGTCGTCGACCAACTGTGAAAAAGACAGATTGCAAAGCCAGCATGCATGTGAAGAGAAGGGCAGATGGAAAGTGGATTATTCATGAATTCATAAAGGAGCATAATCATGAGCTTTTACCTGCTCTGGCATATCATTTTCGGATTCATAGGAATGTAAAGTTAGCTGAAAAGAATAATGTTGACATTTTGCATGCAGTTAGTGAACGGACAAGAAAGATGTATGTTGAAATGTCTAGACACTCTGGTGGGTACCAAAGTACTGGGTTTCCTCGGGCTGACACAAACTATCAGTTTGATAAGTGCCGGGACTTGAGTCTAGATTTGGGAGATGCTCAGGTAATGCTTGAATACTTTAAGCGTATCCAGAAGGAGAATCCTAACTTCTTCTATGCTATAGATTTGAATGAAGAGCGACGTCTGAGAAATTTGTTTTGGGTTGATGCAAAAAGTCGGAGTGATTACAAGAGTTTTAATGATGTTGTCTCTTTTGATACTTCTTATATCAAAATAAACGATAAGTTGCCAATTGCTCCTTTTGTTGGGGTGAACAACCACTTTCAGTCAATGTTGCTTGGTTGTGCATTGGTTGCTGATGATACAAAATCAACATTTGTATGGTTGTTGAAGACATGGCTTAGAGCAATGGGTGGGCAAGGTCCTAAAGTGATTATCACTGATCAAGACCAAACCCTGAAGGCAGCGATTGGCGAAGTCTTTCCAGATGCACGTCACTGCTTTTCACTTTGGAGTGTACTGGAAAAGATCCCTGAAACTCTTGCTCATGTAATCAAACGGCACGACAATTTCTTGTCTAAGTTTAACGAATGCATTTTCAAGTCCTCGACAGATGAACAGTTTGTCTTTAGATGGTGGGAGATGGTTAACAGTTTTGAACTTCAAGATGATGAATGGATCCGATTGCTGTATGATGATCGTAATAGATGGGTGCCTACTTATATAGGAGATACTTTTTTAGCTGGAATGTGCACACCTCAGCGTTCTGAAAGTATGAACTCTTTCTTCGATAAATACATACACAGGAAAATTAGTCTGAGAGAATTTGTGAAACAGTATGGAACAATTCTGCAAAATAGGTATGAAGAGGAATCAATTGCAGATTTTGATACATGGCACAAACAGCCTGCATTAAAATCTCCTTCGCCTTGGGAAAAACAAATGTCAACAGTTTACACGCATGCAGTATTCAAAAAGTTCCAAGTTGAGGTTTTGGGCGTAGTTGGCTGCCAGCCAAAGAAAGAACATGAAGATGGACCAACTACTACATTCAGAGTTCAAGACTGTGAAAAGGATGAATATTTCATGGTAGCCTGGAACGAAACGAAGTCAGAGGTTTCTTGTTCCTGTCATTTGTTTGAGTACAAAGGTTTCCTTTGTAGACACACACTGATTGTTCTCCAAATGTGTGGCCTCTCAAGTATCCCATCTCATTATATTTTGAAGAGGTGGACAAAAGATGCAAAGATTAGGCAATCAATGGTTGAAGAAACAGAGCGAGTACAGACTAGGGTGCAACGCTACAATGATTTATGCAAGCGAGCCATCGAGTTGAGCGAAGAAGGATCATCATCTGAAGAAACTTATAATATTGCTCTCCGCACActggttgaagctttgaagaATTGTGTGAATGTGAATAACTCTAATGGTACTGTCATAGAGTTCAGTGGTACTGTTCATGGTATTCGTGAAGCGGAAGAAGAGAATCAAGGAAGCCCTGCAGCAAAAGCAATTAGGAAGAGAAATACAAATAGGAAAAGAAAG GTGCCGGCAAAGCAAGATGGTGTACTTGTTGAATCACAAGACAGCTTGCAGCAAATG GATAACTTAAGCTCAGACGGTATAGCACTTAATGGATATTATGGTGCCCAACAGAATGTGCACGGACTG GTACAGTTAAACTTGATGGAGCCACCTCATGACAGTTACTATGTTAACCAGCAGAGTATGCAAGGGCTG GGACAACTGAATTCAATAGCACCCAACCATGATGGTTTCTTCGGGGCTCAGCAAAGCATTCATGGGATG GGACAGTTGGACTTCAGACCATCAAGTAGTTTCAGTTACAGCTTGCAG GATGATCCGCATCTGAGATCTTCGCAGTTGCATGACGATGCTTCAAGACATTCCTAA
- the LOC103441438 gene encoding protein FAR-RED IMPAIRED RESPONSE 1 isoform X2: protein MDRNQNSGETVVDGPEKMSVGAVNENMNMVAVAEEVQNRGGGVITSPEKDVQVFEGEADFEPCNGIEFESHEAAYSFYQEYAKSMGFTTSIKNSRRSKKSKEFIDAKFACSRYGVTPESDSGTSRRPTVKKTDCKASMHVKRRADGKWIIHEFIKEHNHELLPALAYHFRIHRNVKLAEKNNVDILHAVSERTRKMYVEMSRHSGGYQSTGFPRADTNYQFDKCRDLSLDLGDAQVMLEYFKRIQKENPNFFYAIDLNEERRLRNLFWVDAKSRSDYKSFNDVVSFDTSYIKINDKLPIAPFVGVNNHFQSMLLGCALVADDTKSTFVWLLKTWLRAMGGQGPKVIITDQDQTLKAAIGEVFPDARHCFSLWSVLEKIPETLAHVIKRHDNFLSKFNECIFKSSTDEQFVFRWWEMVNSFELQDDEWIRLLYDDRNRWVPTYIGDTFLAGMCTPQRSESMNSFFDKYIHRKISLREFVKQYGTILQNRYEEESIADFDTWHKQPALKSPSPWEKQMSTVYTHAVFKKFQVEVLGVVGCQPKKEHEDGPTTTFRVQDCEKDEYFMVAWNETKSEVSCSCHLFEYKGFLCRHTLIVLQMCGLSSIPSHYILKRWTKDAKIRQSMVEETERVQTRVQRYNDLCKRAIELSEEGSSSEETYNIALRTLVEALKNCVNVNNSNGTVIEFSGTVHGIREAEEENQGSPAAKAIRKRNTNRKRKVPAKQDGVLVESQDSLQQMDNLSSDGIALNGYYGAQQNVHGLVQLNLMEPPHDSYYVNQQSMQGLGQLNSIAPNHDGFFGAQQSIHGMLDFRPSSSFSYSLQDDPHLRSSQLHDDASRHS from the exons ATGGATAGAAATCAAAATTCGGGTGAAACAGTGGTGGATGGTCCAGAAAAGATGAGTGTTGGTGCAgtaaatgaaaatatgaatatgGTTGCTGTTGCGGAAGAAGTGCAGAATAGAGGTGGCGGGGTCATTACTTCTCCTGAGAAGGATGTTCAAGTGTTTGAGGGTGAAGCAGATTTTGAACCTTGTAATGGCATTGAATTTGAATCGCACGAGGCAGCATACTCATTTTATCAAGAATATGCCAAGTCTATGGGATTCACCACTTCAATCAAAAACAGCCGGCGCTCAAAGAAATCAAAGGAATTTATTGATGCCAAATTTGCATGTTCAAGATATGGAGTCACTCCAGAATCAGATAGTGGGACTAGTCGTCGACCAACTGTGAAAAAGACAGATTGCAAAGCCAGCATGCATGTGAAGAGAAGGGCAGATGGAAAGTGGATTATTCATGAATTCATAAAGGAGCATAATCATGAGCTTTTACCTGCTCTGGCATATCATTTTCGGATTCATAGGAATGTAAAGTTAGCTGAAAAGAATAATGTTGACATTTTGCATGCAGTTAGTGAACGGACAAGAAAGATGTATGTTGAAATGTCTAGACACTCTGGTGGGTACCAAAGTACTGGGTTTCCTCGGGCTGACACAAACTATCAGTTTGATAAGTGCCGGGACTTGAGTCTAGATTTGGGAGATGCTCAGGTAATGCTTGAATACTTTAAGCGTATCCAGAAGGAGAATCCTAACTTCTTCTATGCTATAGATTTGAATGAAGAGCGACGTCTGAGAAATTTGTTTTGGGTTGATGCAAAAAGTCGGAGTGATTACAAGAGTTTTAATGATGTTGTCTCTTTTGATACTTCTTATATCAAAATAAACGATAAGTTGCCAATTGCTCCTTTTGTTGGGGTGAACAACCACTTTCAGTCAATGTTGCTTGGTTGTGCATTGGTTGCTGATGATACAAAATCAACATTTGTATGGTTGTTGAAGACATGGCTTAGAGCAATGGGTGGGCAAGGTCCTAAAGTGATTATCACTGATCAAGACCAAACCCTGAAGGCAGCGATTGGCGAAGTCTTTCCAGATGCACGTCACTGCTTTTCACTTTGGAGTGTACTGGAAAAGATCCCTGAAACTCTTGCTCATGTAATCAAACGGCACGACAATTTCTTGTCTAAGTTTAACGAATGCATTTTCAAGTCCTCGACAGATGAACAGTTTGTCTTTAGATGGTGGGAGATGGTTAACAGTTTTGAACTTCAAGATGATGAATGGATCCGATTGCTGTATGATGATCGTAATAGATGGGTGCCTACTTATATAGGAGATACTTTTTTAGCTGGAATGTGCACACCTCAGCGTTCTGAAAGTATGAACTCTTTCTTCGATAAATACATACACAGGAAAATTAGTCTGAGAGAATTTGTGAAACAGTATGGAACAATTCTGCAAAATAGGTATGAAGAGGAATCAATTGCAGATTTTGATACATGGCACAAACAGCCTGCATTAAAATCTCCTTCGCCTTGGGAAAAACAAATGTCAACAGTTTACACGCATGCAGTATTCAAAAAGTTCCAAGTTGAGGTTTTGGGCGTAGTTGGCTGCCAGCCAAAGAAAGAACATGAAGATGGACCAACTACTACATTCAGAGTTCAAGACTGTGAAAAGGATGAATATTTCATGGTAGCCTGGAACGAAACGAAGTCAGAGGTTTCTTGTTCCTGTCATTTGTTTGAGTACAAAGGTTTCCTTTGTAGACACACACTGATTGTTCTCCAAATGTGTGGCCTCTCAAGTATCCCATCTCATTATATTTTGAAGAGGTGGACAAAAGATGCAAAGATTAGGCAATCAATGGTTGAAGAAACAGAGCGAGTACAGACTAGGGTGCAACGCTACAATGATTTATGCAAGCGAGCCATCGAGTTGAGCGAAGAAGGATCATCATCTGAAGAAACTTATAATATTGCTCTCCGCACActggttgaagctttgaagaATTGTGTGAATGTGAATAACTCTAATGGTACTGTCATAGAGTTCAGTGGTACTGTTCATGGTATTCGTGAAGCGGAAGAAGAGAATCAAGGAAGCCCTGCAGCAAAAGCAATTAGGAAGAGAAATACAAATAGGAAAAGAAAG GTGCCGGCAAAGCAAGATGGTGTACTTGTTGAATCACAAGACAGCTTGCAGCAAATG GATAACTTAAGCTCAGACGGTATAGCACTTAATGGATATTATGGTGCCCAACAGAATGTGCACGGACTG GTACAGTTAAACTTGATGGAGCCACCTCATGACAGTTACTATGTTAACCAGCAGAGTATGCAAGGGCTG GGACAACTGAATTCAATAGCACCCAACCATGATGGTTTCTTCGGGGCTCAGCAAAGCATTCATGGGATG TTGGACTTCAGACCATCAAGTAGTTTCAGTTACAGCTTGCAG GATGATCCGCATCTGAGATCTTCGCAGTTGCATGACGATGCTTCAAGACATTCCTAA
- the LOC139188249 gene encoding uncharacterized protein, which yields MERDLELLSCEQDQLAIRSDKDVNIVDVTDEINVDAEPSSPIASDRVKEVDGFSAEVSVMSDKDVNVVDAPYEIIVEVNVSSQTTGGHFKEVDGLNAEQSVVSDRDVDIVDVNDEINVDKEHVSSPTSDRVKEVDGLNADKSVESDKDVDIVDITG from the coding sequence ATGGAGAGAGATCTTGAACTGCTCTCATGTGAGCAGGACCAGTTAGCCATTAGGTCAGATAAAGATGTTAACATTGTAGATGTCACTGATGAGATAAATGTCGATGCAGAGCCAAGTTCGCCGATAGCGAGTGATCGTGTTAAGGAAGTTGATGGATTTAGTGCAGAAGTAAGTGTTATGTCAGATAAAGATGTCAACGTTGTAGATGCCCCATATGAGATTATTGTTGAGGTGAATGTTAGTTCTCAGACAACGGGTGGTCATTTTAAGGAAGTTGATGGGTTGAATGCAGAACAAAGTGTTGTGTCAGATAGAGATGTTGACATTGTAGATGTAAACGATGAGATAAATGTTGACAAGGAGCATGTTAGTTCTCCGACGAGTGATCGTGTTAAGGAAGTTGATGGATTGAATGCAGACAAAAGTGTTGAGTCAGATAAAGATGTTGACATTGTAGATATCACAGGTTAG